The DNA sequence TGCCGTGGTGGATGCCGATGGGCAGGCTGTCGTCATTGGCGAGCCAAAGGTTGTGAAAGAAGATTTCGGCCTGGGCGCGGGTGTTGTGGAAGATCAGCGTGGTCCGGTGCTGCCGCACCTGTTCGAGCACGGCGGGGATGGCATAGGCAGCGCCGCCGCCGGACCAGGGCGGGGCTTCTTCGGTGCGCAGCATCCGGATGTCCGGGGCGGGGCCGGGATCGGCCAGCAGGATTTCGCAAGGATCGGGGTGGCGGGCCATCAGATGCGCGATGGCGGCGGGGTCTTCCACCGTGGCGGAAAGGCCCACGCGCCTGAGGTTCGGGCAGAGCGTTTGCAACCGCGCGAGCGCCAGCGTCAGCTGGTCGCCGCGTTTGCTTTCGGCCAGTGCGTGGATTTCGTCGATCACCACGCGTTTGAGGCCGCGAAACATGCGCGGGGCGTCGTCGTAGCTGACCAGCAGCGCGAGGCTTTCAGGCGTGGTGAGAAAGATATGCGGCGGGTCCGCGCGTTGCCGTCTGCGGCGGCTGGCAGGGGTGTCGCCGGTGCGTTCGTCGATGGTGACGGGCAGGCCCATCTCCTGCACCGGGGCGGTCAGGTTGCGTTTGATGTCGGCCGCCAGCGCCTTGAGCGGCGAGATGTAGAGCGTGTGCATGCCCTCGTGCCGGTCTTCGGCGAGGTCGATCAGCGTGGGCAGGAAGCCGGACAATGTCTTGCCCCCGCCGGTGGGGGCGATCAGCAGCAGCGCGGGGTCATCCGCCCGGTCCAGCATCGCCTGCTGGTGCGGGTGGATGGACCAGCCCTTGGCGGCGAACCAGTCTTTGAAATTGGGGGGCAGGGGGCGCATGGAGCGCAAGTTAGCATGGGATGGACCGGGGGCCAGCCCCCGGACCCCCGGAGGTATTTGAAGCATAAAGAAGGGGCGGGCTGCGCGGTGTAGGGGCCGGTCGCGCCTGGCCGGTTATTTCACGATATGTTCGTCCTTGACGAACATGTTCGCCCAGGCGCGGTCGATCAGTTCGGGGGACATCTGGTAGGGGATGCCTTCGAATTCGCAGATGGCGATCATCTGGTCGATCAGAAAGATCGGCTGGTAGTTGGCATAGGTGTTCTGGATCGTGGGGTATTTGACCTTCAGCAGGTGCACCAGCGTCGCCTCGTCCAGCGGCATGCCGCGTTTCTTGGCCACCATGGCGAAGATCTTGAGGAAATTCTGCTGGTTCGGGCCGTCGATCTTGATCTTGAAGAAGATCCGGCGCAGCGCGGCCTGGTCGAAGATTTCGTTCGGGTGGAAGTTGGTGGAGAAGATCACCAGCGTGTCGAAGGGCACCTCGAACTTTTCGCCCGATTGCAGGGCGAGGATGTCCTTGCTTTCCTCCAGCGGGACGATCCAGCGGTTCACGATGGATTGGGGCGGTTCTTTCTGCCGGCCAAGGTCGTCGACGATGAAGATGCCCCCGGTGGATTTCAGCTGCAGCGGCGCCTGGTAGGTGCGCGCGGTGGGGTTGTAGACCAGATCGAGCATGTCGAGCGACAATTCGCCCCCGGTGATCACCGTGGGCCGTTCGCAGCAGACATAGCGCATGTCATAACGGGTGACGCGGCGCAACGAGGTGGGGTCCTGCACTTCGTCCTCGGCCTTGGAATGCACGATGGGGTCATAGACCGTGATCACCTGGCTGGCGTATTCGATGGCGCGCGGCACATAGACCTTGTCGCCCAGGGCGTCGCGGATCCCGTTGGAGATGGAGGATTTGCCGTTGCCGGGTGGGCCGTACATCAGGATCGAGCGGCCTGCGCTGACAGCAGGGCCGAGATGGTCGAGCAGGCTGTCCGGGAGAACAAGGTGGCCCATGGCGCCGGTCAGCTGTTCGCGGGTGATCTGCAGGTTGCGCACCGACTGGCGTTTGACCTGTTCGCGGTAGACGTCGAGCGGCACCGGCATCGGGCCGAAGTATTCGGACTGGGCCAGCGCGTCCAGCGCACGGGCCTTGCCCGCGTCGGTCAGCTGATAGCCCATTTCATTGCCGTTCTGGGCGTTCAGCGTGCCTGTCGCCTCCAGCAGGCGCTGGGTGCGGGCCATGTCCACCAGTTCCTGCGTCACCGGGATCGGCAGACAGATGGCGGCAGAGAGTTCGCTGACACGCTCGACGTTCTTTCGAAAGATCGTCTTGAGCAGGATGTCCCGCATCATCACGATCGGCAGTTTCATGTCTTCGAGCCGCTTGGGCGGCGGCGGCGCCATGACGGCGGTGTTCTGCATGTTCACGGGGGCGGCTCCTCTCGGGCGGGGCGGTATGTCTCTGCTCTGGCGGACGCTAGCGCGCGATTATGGCGTTATTCAGGCGCCATAAAGGGCACCGAGGATCAGATAGATGGCCAAAGCGGGGCCGAGGGCGAGCCCGAGGGGGAACTTCTTGGTCTGTTCCCAGCTGACCCAGTCGGGGGCCATGCGGCGCAGTGGCGAATATTTGGCGCCCCGGTGGGCCACCACCGCGGCAAAGAGGACCCCCATGAACAGGGTCAGCATGAAGCGCAGGTCGCCCAGTGCGATGTAGGGGGCCGCGGCGGCTGCGAATTTCGCGTCGCCCGCGCCAAGCGCCCCGGCGGCGTTCAGGATGATCCCGATCGCCAGCACGATGCCCAGTGCCGCAAGCCGCCAGAGGTAGGCGTCGAAGGGCATCAGGAAGATACCGAGCACGACAAAGATCAGCGCCAGCAGGACCACGGCCTTGTTGGTGATCTTCATCAGCGCCATGTCGGTGTAGGCGACATAGAGGCAGATCGGCAGAACGAAGGGCAGGAACCACAGGGCGGTTGTGGCGGTGATCGCCACGAAACTAGCCTTCGAGCGCGCGCAGCGACCGCACGGCGGCCTCGAAATGCTGCGGGTGGGTGTCGATGGCCTCTTGCAGCAGGCCCTTGCCGATCTCCACGTCGCCTTTCTTGATCGCGGACAGCGCCATGGTGTGCAGAAGCTGTGCCCGCTCCGTCTGATCCATCGGAACCACCGGGAGCGTGTAGTCGCGCTGGGCGGCGCGGGCCAGGATCAGGTTGTTCTTGGCGGTAAAGAGGGTGGTGTCCTGGCGGATGGATTCCGTGAACAGGCGTTCCGCCTCGACGTAGTCGCCGCGGGTCAGCTTGGAATAGCCCCAGTTGTTCATCACCGCACCCGGTGTGGTGGTCAGGCCCACCGCGATCTCGTAAAAGCTGTCGGCCTTCTTCCATTCCTGCTTGCTGTCGGCGACCAGCGCCTCCAGCCGGTACCGCTTGAAGGTCTCGTGGGTCGGCGGCACTGCGTTCAGGACGGTTTCGGCCTTGGCCCAGTCGCCGGCGCGGATCAGCGCATCGGCGTATTCGACGCTGTCGTCGTTGGTGGCGTCCTTCATCCTGGTCACTTTGGCCCAGGCCGCCGCACCTTCGGTCACGCGCTTGGCGCGGATCAGCGAGGAGGCCAGCCCGCGCTGGTGGCTGATGTTGTCGGGCTTCTCCGCGGCCGAGCGGGCAAAGTATGTCACCGCTTCGTTCGGGTCCGCGACGGTCAACATCACGTCGGACAGGTTGGATTCGTCCACCACGTTGACGTCCTTGAAGGCCCGTTCAACGGTGGCGTTTGCATCTTTCTCACCGCAGCCTGCAACAGCGGTAACGCCTGCAATGCAGACGGCCAAAAGAATAGGGTGGCGCATGTTTGCGTCCTTTTCTGCTCTACCTCGATGCCGGTATCGTCAGAGGGGGGCCGTGATCAGAAAGTCACCGCCACCCCGGCGCACCAGCTTATAATCGTTGTCGTCAAGCACAACGTTATCAGAGTTTTGCGATTTTGCGAGTGCCAAGCGAAGATTGTCGCGGATTGCGTCACTTTGGCCATTGTCCAGCGCAAACGCCTTTTTGAAGATCTGCTCGGCCTCGACGGTTTTGCCGCGTTCCATCAGGACCACGCCCAGGTTGTTCCAGACCTCGGGCTGGGTGCCGTCGTCCTTGACCGCCCGGCGCAGCAGGTCTTCCGCCTGGCCGAGCCGCCCCAGCCCCAGATTGGCCGACCCGAGACCCGACAGCACCTCGGCATCGAGACCGTGATCGAGTGCCGCGCGGTTGAAGGACTTGATCGCCAGTTCGTATTGCCCCGCGGCGATCAGGCGGTGGCCGACTTCGATCCCGTCGACAGCCTCGGCCCGCTGGTCGACGCCGGGGGCATAGACGCGGTCGGGTTTGGACGCGGAAAAGCCGCCCGGTGAACAGGCGGCCAGTCCGATCATGGTCGTCAGGGCGAGAGCGCGGCAAGGACCGCGTCCGCATCTTGATGTCATTATTCCGCCAGTCCGCCCATTTTGCCGAGTTGCGTGATGCCGTGCACCGAGGGACCCACGAGGATGATCAGCAGCGGCGGCACCGTGAGCATCATTGTGGCAAGGGTCATCTTGGTTGGCAACTTGTTTGCGGCTTCCTCGGCGCGCATCACGCGTTTGTCCCGCATCTCGCCGGCGTAGACCCGCAGCGCGTCAGAGATCGACGTCCCG is a window from the Sulfitobacter sp. THAF37 genome containing:
- a CDS encoding lipopolysaccharide assembly protein LapB is translated as MRHPILLAVCIAGVTAVAGCGEKDANATVERAFKDVNVVDESNLSDVMLTVADPNEAVTYFARSAAEKPDNISHQRGLASSLIRAKRVTEGAAAWAKVTRMKDATNDDSVEYADALIRAGDWAKAETVLNAVPPTHETFKRYRLEALVADSKQEWKKADSFYEIAVGLTTTPGAVMNNWGYSKLTRGDYVEAERLFTESIRQDTTLFTAKNNLILARAAQRDYTLPVVPMDQTERAQLLHTMALSAIKKGDVEIGKGLLQEAIDTHPQHFEAAVRSLRALEG
- a CDS encoding tetratricopeptide repeat protein encodes the protein MIGLAACSPGGFSASKPDRVYAPGVDQRAEAVDGIEVGHRLIAAGQYELAIKSFNRAALDHGLDAEVLSGLGSANLGLGRLGQAEDLLRRAVKDDGTQPEVWNNLGVVLMERGKTVEAEQIFKKAFALDNGQSDAIRDNLRLALAKSQNSDNVVLDDNDYKLVRRGGGDFLITAPL
- a CDS encoding prepilin peptidase gives rise to the protein MAITATTALWFLPFVLPICLYVAYTDMALMKITNKAVVLLALIFVVLGIFLMPFDAYLWRLAALGIVLAIGIILNAAGALGAGDAKFAAAAAPYIALGDLRFMLTLFMGVLFAAVVAHRGAKYSPLRRMAPDWVSWEQTKKFPLGLALGPALAIYLILGALYGA
- a CDS encoding ATPase; this encodes MNMQNTAVMAPPPPKRLEDMKLPIVMMRDILLKTIFRKNVERVSELSAAICLPIPVTQELVDMARTQRLLEATGTLNAQNGNEMGYQLTDAGKARALDALAQSEYFGPMPVPLDVYREQVKRQSVRNLQITREQLTGAMGHLVLPDSLLDHLGPAVSAGRSILMYGPPGNGKSSISNGIRDALGDKVYVPRAIEYASQVITVYDPIVHSKAEDEVQDPTSLRRVTRYDMRYVCCERPTVITGGELSLDMLDLVYNPTARTYQAPLQLKSTGGIFIVDDLGRQKEPPQSIVNRWIVPLEESKDILALQSGEKFEVPFDTLVIFSTNFHPNEIFDQAALRRIFFKIKIDGPNQQNFLKIFAMVAKKRGMPLDEATLVHLLKVKYPTIQNTYANYQPIFLIDQMIAICEFEGIPYQMSPELIDRAWANMFVKDEHIVK